The genomic DNA ATGAGTTTCCGGAAAACCTTTGAAATAATTCCCTGTTTTCCGAAATAGATGATAGGTAATCGAACACTTTACAATCTTTCCGGAACTTCCGTGAGTGTTGATGGTTGATCGAGTATACGTTTCGTTGTACACTTCTCGCAGTAGCATTCAAAGGCATATCTGGTATCCGTGGGATCGATACTGTGGAGAAGATCGATAGACGTATAACAGTACCTCCCCGCATGAGCAAGATTCTCGTCACAACTTACCGATAGTTGATGTGCATCTGTGTGCCTCTTGGAATGTAACGATTAGCCACAAACATAATTGCACCGTCAGGTGACAGCGAATAATCCACGTTCGCGTCGCACGAATGGCTAAACATGCTGCCCGTCGTAACCAGAACTAACGCGTATGGCACCGAACTCGAGCTGTACTCGTCCTTCGATGGTTCGTCCACGGAGCAATGCAGGACCAGAGCGTTTGAACGGAGGATGTGCAAATGGCGCACAGTCAATTCGGCTAGCAATTCCACAAAGCTGGTCGGAAGTCCATGTTCACGCACGAGCATCCTAGCCAGCGAGACTGCTCTCAGTCCATCGGAGGTCAGTGTTTTTCTGGACAAATGCTTCCGGTTGGTAGCAAGTCTGTAAATCTTCCGATAATCTGGCTTCGGACTAGGCGTGCTGTACTCATTTGCCCTGATGTCTTCCGATAGTGTTCGAATGTACGCATCGAGTGCATCCGACGTACCGAGGAACATTTTATAAACACGGATTGTAAGACGCAGGGCGAGAAACTGGATGGGCGTACACTGGGCAAGAAGGATCGGCATAATGGCACACTCCATCGAATGGTATTCTTCGTAGGCACGGTTACGGCAGGTATCTGAACAAAACTGCGCCAGCGAGCAGTATTGACACGGTATGAGAACGAGCGGTGCGTAGATCAGGCAATGGTGACATCGCAGCCAAAAGTTATGTACGAGCAAACTCACAAACGGTACTTCGCTTAGAACCGTGTTTCCGCTGCCGAAAGTCTGTCGACCAACTAGATGACGTCCATAGTTAACTGAATCTTTGCAATCCACTTCACTTAAACAGTTCTCGAACGTGCGGCCATTATGCGGGGTCGGATCAATCGATCCATTTCTTCGAACACGCGCTCTGTAGTACATGGCCTGTATGGAGTCGTCGGATGTGAAATGAGTTGTGCTGACCTCCTCTGCATGAGAAATGTTGTACAAGCAATAGAAATCTTCCTCGCGGGCGTATGCGA from Anopheles stephensi strain Indian chromosome 2, UCI_ANSTEP_V1.0, whole genome shotgun sequence includes the following:
- the LOC118507404 gene encoding SET and MYND domain-containing protein 4-like translates to MEVEGPPEIVASRSCRNGKKLVAFIIEQNMRLNHSYAPIVTFWSNVKDNYHALWLYELLNTLYSSQCLNTPNLQMYQLKQLNIMIAYSTPGSKQLTEAYLKRARIAYAREEDFYCLYNISHAEEVSTTHFTSDDSIQAMYYRARVRRNGSIDPTPHNGRTFENCLSEVDCKDSVNYGRHLVGRQTFGSGNTVLSEVPFVSLLVHNFWLRCHHCLIYAPLVLIPCQYCSLAQFCSDTCRNRAYEEYHSMECAIMPILLAQCTPIQFLALRLTIRVYKMFLGTSDALDAYIRTLSEDIRANEYSTPSPKPDYRKIYRLATNRKHLSRKTLTSDGLRAVSLARMLVREHGLPTSFVELLAELTVRHLHILRSNALVLHCSVDEPSKDEYSSSSVPYALVLVTTGSMFSHSCDANVDYSLSPDGAIMFVANRYIPRGTQMHINYRIDPTDTRYAFECYCEKCTTKRILDQPSTLTEVPERL